A region of Reichenbachiella carrageenanivorans DNA encodes the following proteins:
- a CDS encoding alpha-mannosidase produces the protein MKKNYFILILLCCSILAWSQQSPPNYISEETLSYIKKAADGDHLALEGGHLALDGHVMPYPFFQTHEVLYLYRLSQLRHRKVWLADSMLHKPDWAENYPNTSGQESGAKKVSANHLSGDRHTYDAYWLDLPALPKNQTGWERFFCLKPIEMSLPGWPETTIYINGKSKAALMRQHFYWSTDALLDESKPNQICLKSFGIYDHPRGYREISVVERDPKVDELYWYMRTLIESASILPKETKGYLAVRELADYVMASLDLDLSGSSLFRTQIEAILGEVETRFNALEAMATTGPTLRMLMHGHLDSAWRWTLNHTDDKIERLVLNNLYLMERYPEYKYVFTTPYHYERLSELYPELFARVLEKIKAGQWIANGSTYVETDMNLPGGESIVRQFLYGLDYYENTLGVNENVLFLPDTFGYPRFLPQVAQGFGLDHLIAMRVNTDEIDHTIYRWKGIDGTEILVNGLSTPAWEYPFVNAVHGYHINNPEHYTTYNAPDPGSRRLIGTWDQFKDKSITNNQILLIGWGDGGGGGTEDQLEIAKKVKSLPGTPRLAWTNMYDYIALQKTKKDQFAMFDKRILPSPFIQRTFLMGNGIKTANRAAEQRLREAEALATMASLSGYSYPTEKFKVLWKSLLLHHFHDIITAMAVPEVLSKANITINEIEQETKILRDSAFDFISSNLAMDKDGLIIFNPAGIAMTGVVRLANQSMAKNNQLVDEQGIVQDVVQDGNDLLVDVTNLAPMSVAKYYWKTENTKPNNQSLPSNSNVLENDLVKIIFNQKGEITSYLDKEVNRELVPEGKTFNRMYEVKHPHDSNKTSHISVAAKISKTKVNTLESYLTTTREYKKSTITQRVSLQKGSKQLTFDTDIDWHEFNKLEVDFPVDFATSQANHGIQWGTNTVTRSNFLKSDSLHAPLCAHQWADVSDDDYGLALFDRVRYGYNLQHNSIRLVLSYGQFKHQYEEMGAVEWNHTASGDLGGDVFSYAVYPHKGDLSDSDVIARAKAFNTPLLSKSMQAHPAKSNIVSTLISGLPENIALQTIKRAESGEGIIIRLYETKQMKTNFALSLNTNPKSVFQTNMKEEVQDQLKLDAEKVSLEFDPFEIKTLLLK, from the coding sequence ATGAAAAAAAATTACTTCATTCTTATCCTTCTATGTTGCTCTATACTAGCCTGGAGTCAACAAAGTCCTCCTAATTATATCTCTGAGGAAACCCTTAGTTACATCAAAAAGGCAGCCGATGGCGATCATCTTGCCCTAGAAGGCGGGCACCTTGCACTCGACGGTCATGTGATGCCCTACCCGTTTTTTCAAACACATGAAGTGTTGTATTTGTATCGCCTTAGCCAACTGCGTCATCGTAAAGTATGGCTGGCCGACAGTATGCTTCACAAACCCGATTGGGCTGAAAATTATCCCAACACATCTGGCCAAGAATCAGGGGCGAAAAAAGTAAGCGCCAACCATCTCTCTGGGGATCGACACACCTATGATGCATACTGGCTCGACCTCCCTGCCCTCCCAAAAAACCAAACTGGCTGGGAAAGATTCTTTTGTTTGAAACCTATAGAAATGTCTCTACCCGGGTGGCCAGAAACTACCATCTATATAAACGGAAAATCTAAAGCTGCTCTGATGAGACAGCATTTTTACTGGTCTACCGATGCTTTATTGGACGAATCAAAACCTAATCAAATCTGCCTCAAGTCTTTTGGTATATACGATCACCCAAGAGGCTATCGAGAAATTAGTGTGGTAGAAAGAGACCCAAAAGTAGATGAACTTTATTGGTATATGCGCACGCTTATAGAGTCTGCCTCTATCCTACCCAAAGAAACCAAAGGCTATCTAGCCGTACGCGAGCTGGCAGACTATGTGATGGCATCGCTCGATCTAGACTTGAGTGGAAGCTCGCTATTCCGCACCCAAATAGAAGCCATTTTAGGCGAAGTCGAAACCCGATTTAATGCCCTAGAAGCCATGGCTACTACTGGCCCCACGCTTCGCATGCTGATGCATGGCCACTTAGACAGCGCTTGGCGATGGACCCTCAATCATACCGATGACAAAATAGAGCGACTTGTACTCAACAATCTCTACCTCATGGAGAGGTACCCAGAATACAAATATGTATTTACCACACCTTATCACTACGAACGCCTCAGCGAACTCTACCCAGAGCTTTTTGCACGAGTACTCGAAAAAATAAAAGCTGGACAATGGATTGCCAACGGCAGTACCTATGTAGAAACCGACATGAATTTGCCTGGTGGAGAAAGTATCGTGAGACAATTTCTATATGGCCTCGACTACTATGAAAACACCTTGGGTGTCAACGAGAATGTACTCTTCTTACCCGACACTTTTGGATACCCTAGATTTTTACCACAAGTAGCCCAAGGATTCGGTTTGGATCATTTGATCGCCATGCGTGTAAACACTGATGAAATCGACCATACTATCTATAGATGGAAAGGTATCGATGGCACAGAAATATTGGTCAATGGACTGAGTACTCCTGCATGGGAATACCCCTTTGTGAATGCAGTACATGGCTATCATATCAACAATCCAGAACACTACACAACATACAATGCTCCAGACCCAGGCTCCAGAAGACTTATTGGCACTTGGGATCAATTCAAGGATAAAAGTATCACCAATAATCAAATCTTATTGATCGGATGGGGAGATGGCGGCGGCGGCGGCACCGAAGATCAGTTGGAAATTGCAAAAAAAGTAAAATCGCTACCTGGTACTCCACGCCTAGCATGGACCAATATGTATGATTACATAGCACTACAAAAGACGAAAAAAGATCAGTTTGCGATGTTCGACAAGCGCATACTCCCATCGCCATTCATTCAGCGCACTTTCCTCATGGGAAACGGAATAAAAACTGCCAATCGAGCAGCTGAACAAAGGCTACGAGAAGCCGAAGCTCTAGCGACCATGGCCAGTCTATCTGGCTATTCATACCCTACCGAAAAATTCAAGGTACTATGGAAGTCGCTCTTGCTCCACCATTTTCATGATATCATCACGGCTATGGCTGTACCAGAAGTACTCTCCAAAGCCAACATTACGATCAACGAAATCGAGCAGGAAACCAAAATACTGAGAGATTCAGCATTTGATTTTATTTCATCAAATCTAGCAATGGATAAGGACGGTCTGATCATATTTAACCCAGCTGGAATAGCCATGACTGGCGTGGTGCGTCTTGCAAACCAATCGATGGCTAAAAACAACCAGTTAGTTGACGAACAAGGCATAGTACAAGACGTAGTACAGGACGGCAATGATTTGTTGGTCGATGTGACCAACCTCGCCCCCATGAGCGTTGCCAAATATTATTGGAAGACAGAAAATACAAAACCCAATAATCAATCACTCCCGAGTAACTCCAATGTTTTAGAAAATGATTTAGTCAAAATCATATTTAATCAAAAAGGTGAAATCACCAGCTACCTAGACAAGGAAGTAAATAGGGAATTGGTACCAGAAGGAAAGACATTCAACCGCATGTATGAAGTCAAACACCCGCATGACAGCAATAAAACGAGCCACATTTCGGTTGCAGCCAAAATCAGCAAAACAAAAGTCAATACTTTAGAAAGCTATCTGACCACTACACGCGAATACAAAAAATCCACAATTACTCAACGAGTTTCACTTCAAAAAGGAAGTAAGCAACTTACTTTTGACACGGACATAGACTGGCATGAATTCAATAAACTGGAAGTAGATTTCCCTGTGGACTTTGCTACTTCTCAGGCCAATCATGGGATTCAGTGGGGAACCAACACGGTCACTCGGTCAAACTTCCTGAAATCTGACTCGCTACATGCGCCACTATGTGCACACCAGTGGGCAGATGTATCTGATGATGACTATGGACTTGCCTTATTCGACCGCGTACGATACGGGTACAACTTGCAGCACAATAGTATTCGTTTGGTTTTGTCTTACGGACAATTCAAACATCAATATGAAGAAATGGGTGCAGTAGAATGGAATCATACGGCCTCTGGTGACTTAGGTGGAGATGTCTTCAGCTATGCTGTATACCCACACAAGGGTGACCTTTCTGACAGCGATGTCATTGCTCGAGCCAAAGCTTTTAACACGCCGCTCCTATCCAAGTCGATGCAGGCCCATCCTGCGAAGAGCAATATTGTTTCGACTCTAATCAGTGGGCTACCAGAAAACATTGCCTTACAAACCATAAAAAGAGCTGAAAGTGGAGAGGGCATCATTATTAGACTTTACGAAACGAAACAAATGAAAACGAACTTCGCTTTGAGTTTAAACACCAATCCTAAAAGTGTATTTCAGACAAATATGAAAGAAGAGGTTCAAGATCAATTGAAACTGGATGCGGAGAAAGTATCACTTGAATTTGATCCTTTCGAAATCAAAACACTCCTGCTGAAGTAG
- a CDS encoding helix-turn-helix transcriptional regulator: protein MRLTHLELNFGDGEKAAFMEIVFLCGYAWVSIQSFLVAIAYLLKWKQPNNRFLFFVFAITSILVFVHYAYRFTGVLFSHPEFSFIHDVIELLYGPIIFHFATCITKEKLGKWAFLHYLPALIYSLYFVVFQLFAAKPFHLPSYVLTPAHTTVVYFVMFSLAIYAFGTFQLILKLQRDGKPISFLFSGWLNVLFVFLIMKVVHALILFVLKTYFTEFWFDGTTMRWSVDALFFTSCALLLIAHGNLTSFPRFFTFRFSGQSRNIGNVNVFQNLNEVIKVIDEKEVKQCGERMNVLFLEEVYTDSELSEQSLAKKIGLPKRHISRLLNFYLKTNFNEVVNFHRVNHAKKMLKDQNYEEETMFAIAMACGFKSESAFYANFKQFTGQTPKKFKES, encoded by the coding sequence TTGAGGTTGACACATCTAGAATTGAACTTCGGAGATGGCGAAAAAGCAGCTTTTATGGAAATAGTCTTTTTATGTGGGTATGCCTGGGTGAGTATCCAGTCCTTTTTGGTCGCCATTGCCTATTTGCTCAAATGGAAACAGCCGAATAACCGTTTTTTATTTTTCGTATTTGCAATTACTTCTATTCTTGTATTTGTTCATTATGCTTACCGGTTTACTGGCGTATTATTTTCACATCCTGAGTTTTCATTTATACATGATGTGATAGAGCTTCTTTACGGGCCTATTATCTTTCATTTTGCTACCTGTATCACTAAAGAAAAATTAGGCAAATGGGCCTTTTTGCATTATTTGCCTGCTCTGATTTATAGTTTATATTTTGTGGTTTTTCAGCTATTTGCCGCTAAACCATTTCATTTGCCATCTTACGTGCTCACACCAGCACATACTACGGTTGTTTATTTTGTCATGTTTTCCTTGGCTATATATGCTTTCGGGACTTTTCAGCTGATTTTAAAACTTCAGCGCGACGGAAAGCCGATTTCATTTCTATTCAGTGGTTGGTTAAATGTGCTCTTTGTTTTTTTAATCATGAAAGTAGTGCATGCTTTGATTCTATTTGTGCTTAAAACTTACTTTACAGAATTTTGGTTTGATGGTACTACCATGAGGTGGAGTGTGGATGCACTGTTTTTCACCTCTTGTGCTTTATTGCTTATTGCCCATGGTAATTTGACTAGTTTTCCCCGCTTTTTTACTTTCCGATTTTCTGGGCAATCTAGAAACATAGGCAACGTCAATGTTTTTCAGAATTTGAATGAAGTCATAAAAGTGATAGACGAAAAGGAAGTTAAGCAATGTGGTGAACGAATGAATGTTTTGTTTTTAGAAGAGGTATATACTGACAGTGAATTGTCAGAGCAAAGCTTGGCTAAAAAAATTGGTCTTCCCAAAAGACATATATCGAGATTGCTTAATTTTTATCTTAAGACCAATTTCAATGAGGTCGTAAATTTTCATCGGGTCAATCATGCGAAGAAAATGCTCAAGGACCAGAACTATGAAGAAGAAACGATGTTTGCTATAGCGATGGCCTGTGGGTTCAAATCTGAATCGGCCTTTTATGCAAATTTTAAGCAATTTACCGGTCAGACACCCAAGAAATTTAAAGAAAGTTAG